gttgttaaacATGGTTCAACGTCTTTGGTGGTGACTCAGATTGACATTACAACGATAAATATAGTTATTGGTAAGAAATATGCATATTAATAAAtagttttaaagtttttatcaGCGTCGTTATTAAATTCGTATCGTAAATGTATACTTTGGGGGCAAGAACCATACAAAGGTATTCTAATAGGTCTTGGATTCTATTTTATCTCTAAAACCTTTTCgatatatttttaatccttttttGCCTTTACCACATTAaaaattgtgtatatattttcttcaccataaaagtgatatatatatatatatatatatatatatatatatataccgtTGGTTAGAATATTCTTTATTAATACACTTTTTTTTGGTTGCCTCTAACAATATACAACAATGAAAGCCTATGATATCCTCTTTCCCATCACTATTAGGCTCCGAGTTAAATCTTTGTTACGTTTTCAATCTGTTTTTAAGTAATGAAATGTTATAATATCCGACAACAATATGATATGTTTGAGTTACTTATAACCATAAGaaagatacataacttataacCATAAGGGAAATATTAcaaacttttgattaaaaaaaaatgtatatcaaTGTATATGTTTGAGTTATTTCTTCTTGTGCATTACATTACTAGGAAAATATAAGCTATCCAAACATGTTTGAGTTCCATAACGAAACACATACTTGGTATGATTCGATATATAAGTTGTTGTATCGAATCGTTGTGTTTTAGGATCGTAGATGGAAAACTCATTATAACTTGGTCCATCAAAGATAAATTTATCATTCCTCGTGCAGCACAATACCGTCAAACAATGGATATAATGACTTATCGACTTATTGATTCTCAATAACAATTTCCAATCATCTTGTTCCATGATCCATATGTTCAATTCATGATTAGCGCGCTTTCCACCATATAAACAAAGGCAATCGTTCAAACTAGACAAATGAAAAGACTCATCTTCTTGCACAAATAATGGTGTTGGAAGATCCTTCAGTTCATTTGACTTCGTATCAAAGTATATAATTGTAGAAGTTTTACGTACAAAAGGCtcgattttatttttcaaagccCAATATACACGTCCTTCAATGCAAACTCCCCCAACACACAAAAATAACCTTAAATTAGGTTGTAATACTAAACTAGAGAGATTTTGCACTAGTATAGGGAGATTTATTTTGATCCTTGACCAAGAACCTTTACTCGTAGAATAGACAACGTAAAACGCACTATAAATCAATATAATCTTATAATCATCGGTGTCAGAATCATAACACAACCCGCAAGCATAAGGAATGTTGTAGCTATAAAGTTTATTATATGGACACTCAATAATACGATGTTGTCTAGACGATGGATTCCATAAAACAAAATTCTTGTACGCCTTAGGTCTCTTTGATAGTACTAAACCATCACATGAGCACAAAATACGAGCACGTTGGAATTTCTTTAtaggaaaatttattttttctacgATACGATTTTCCAAGtgtataaattcaaattcaccCATTGCTCTTTGTAACATTATTTTTTGACGTCCCAACGCTTTGGATTGATCGCGTTGAGCTTTCGCGAACATATTGTTATCAGAGATTATAGCATTCCACGACTTAGAAACAGATTTAAAACGTAACAAGGATGGGACAGGTACCTTAATGAGGATGTCGAAAAGGATATCATGTGGAATAACACATGTATCGTTTTCATACATGGTCTTTCGTAATTTTGTCTTCGACATTGTTAttgtttatttcatattttataataatgtgatgaatttaatttaattatatagagAAGTAACTTCCATAAATAAGGACAAATTAATAGGGTTTATAATCCTTTTTCGATTTGTATTAGGAAAGACAAATAAACATGATGAATCAATTTTACTACTGTACTGCAACTCATGTTGAAACGTTAATTGAAATCGTATTTATTAGAGGGAatggtttaaaataaataatcatgatcagtaaattttatattaatttatttaatgtttgcCTTGTATATAATCTCTGTATAATTTAATACACcgatttgtatattattttatacctAGTAGTCCACGTCTCAAATATTGGTCATCCTtgctaaaaattatattattaaggaataaatgttattttagaagtttaagATGATATtaattactatatattttttatttattttatctttagtaATAACTTTAGTAATAACTAGTGAATCAAATAAAGAATTGTGCAAAGATATAAAAATTGGCAAGACTCGAGATATAAATCGTAAAATTAGTCAATTTACTCTCTGTTCgacaacaattttattttatttttaaaaaaagagttttagaatgaaacaaaaactcatccatttttttagtaaaattcaAGACTAGATTTATTATAAGGTTTGTTGTAGAATTTATTCTTTAGGTGACGGTtctaacataatttttaaatttaaatttacatattGTAGAATTTATTCTTTAGATGATGGttctaatataatttttaaatttaaattcgcAGATTGTAGAATTTATTCTTTAGGTGATGATTCCAACATAATTTTTTCCATATCTAGATGCTTGATCAAGCGCTGACATGAACAAATTACGGATGATTAAATACTAGCAATAAAAATTTACAacttaaaaactattaaattaATAGGTAAATTTAGTAATTCGATTGGTTGGCTATTTAAACTTTCACGTTAATATTtacgaaagaaagaaaaaagacttATGAAAATGCGTGAAATCTCCAAAGTATTAGCCTTATATTAAACCAaaacaaacatatatttaattcaacaacatgaatcatataattaagattacaacatatatttaattcGAACAATATGAATCATATAATTAAGATTAAATCAAATAGAGCATATCATCATTAACCATTTAATTTACAGTTTTCTAATCCTTATGTCCAATTTTGTAACCAATTGAAAACGAAACAAAGATTTAACGATAGctatatcattaaaaaaaaaaggacttaTCATCTAAAAAGGCAAGTAATAgactctctttctctttctcgtctTCCCGATTTTGAGACTCGGAAAATATAAACTATCCAAACATGTTGAAATAACGCGAAGGTTCCTAATAGTTGATATTGGAGATTCCGTAAGCAATTGTTGTCTAGGATCATATATAAAGAGTCGTGAAGCTATATATTCTTGAAAGATAAATTCACCATTTTTCGTGCAACACAATAGGGTTGTATCGTTTATAAATGTTTTGCAAATAGTGGGCAAATTGCATACTTTCGTTAACAATTTCCATCCATCTTGTTCCATAATCCATATTTCCAATTCTAGACTATGGGCATTGCCACCATATAAACCAAGACAATCGTTCAAAATAGTCGTTAAACCAAAAAATTCATTATCCTTTACAAAATCTAGGCGTGAAAGCCCCTTTAGTTCATCTGACTTCCCGTCAAAATAGATAATCCCGGAATTACTTTCTCCAATATTGTTGGTGTATGTGTAGATCCAATATACACGACCTCCAATACTAATTCCCTCATTCAAGGAACAACCATTTAGTACATTGTAACTAATTGAACTTATTTTCTTCGTCCAACGATCATTCTTCAAAGAATACATACCATAACTCGACTTATAAATCAATATAATCCTGTAATCATCGACACTAGAATCATAAAAGATCCCACAAGCATTCGGAACTTTGTCTTTATAGTTAAAATAAGGACATGCAAGAGGTTTATATTCTCTAGTAGACGGATTCCACAAAATATAAGTTTTGTATGCCATAGGGTTTTTTAGAAGAAACAAACCATCACACGAACACAATACTTTAGCTTTTCGAAATTTTCTTGGAAGAAAAATTTCTTTTGCAATTATATCTAGTTGTGAAGTTTCTAACTCTCGAAACCCAAATTCATTAGTACTATGTTTGAGTAACAATAATTTCTCACGTCTCAATGCTTTGGATTCATCGTGATGAGTTCTCTTGAATTCATTATCAGAGATCATAACATTCCACGGCTTGCAAACAGATTTGAAACGTAACAAAGATTTAACGATAGGTACCTTGATAAGGATGAGATATAGGATATCTGTTGGAACAATGCAAGTAACTTCATCAAAGTCCAATTTATTTTTTGCCATTATAACGACTTTGTTAAGGTTTatgtccaaaaaataaatatgttccACCACGTATATACTAACAACTCAAATAAAGAAtacttctatattttatatttttaaagtagaGTTTTAGAAGGAAACAGATTAACTTAATTTTCACTTTATTTGTTTTCgacaatgatttaatttaatataattattttagtcaTTCTACCCTTCCCTAAAAGAGAGAGAATTATTGAAATATTCTTATGGCTTCCTATCGAATCGttaatttgagatattttaattCTCTTGTATCGGAATTATATTATGATCGCGATCGATGCAATATAAATTAGGAACTTGGAAATTAGATACCAAATGTTATAACAAACAAagccataaaaaaaaataattaaagattcaATGAAATAAATAGACAAAAGTGTATGTTAATGCAAGGTGCTTTAAGTGAAAATTTAGCACCTGTATAAAAATAACAATGATCTACatttacataaatctcataatgATGTGTCTATATACTCTGGAGAAAGTATTATTCTAAGAAGCTCTTTCAAATTAGCTAGTACATGTCTTGGCCCTATACTTCTGCCTCCAATATAATTAAGAAGTTGTTCTATATCCTGCacacagaagaagaagaagaagaaaaagttagaTTGTTTCGAACTTGGTTTCGATGGAAATGCCAAAACGAAAGAAAAATAACTCAGGGGAGGGGGAGGAGAGAAGAATTAAATCGATAATCAAATGCTAAACATAATCGATAATCATGGCTGAAAGGACAAAGATGTCAATGTCTTTAGTATGAGGGGGGTCAGTCAAGTGGTTCGGCTTTTCAACTTGGAGGGTGCACACCCTCCTTGATAGAAAATATAGACATTACGAGAAGTGTCAATTGGAAAGACACTTCTCGTAATGTCTACTTTGAGTTCTACCCCCCACTACTACAAGTATCACAGCCTATACACCCGTCGAGGGTAACTCAACTCCAACTTGGCAAAATGAGCAAATTCAGTTGGAGGGCATTGGAAGCAGGGTACGTCGTGAGTTGTAGGAAGAGGAAACACATACGTGAAAGCTGACAAGAACAAACTGTAGGAATGGTAGGCTAGTAGTCACTTTTGAAACAAGCAGAGGAAGAGGTGGACGAAAAAATAAACATGATGAGAACGAAGAAGTGTCAATTGAAAGCTAGTAAAAACCCTCAGATGGAGGTAACATTAACAATCAAGTTTTTTAAGTCGTAGCATGTAATGCTTGGTAATCACCTATACGTCAAGAACTATGAACTAAGGCTACATAGTCATATGATCTATCACCCTCTCTCATGGCTAAAGAGGACAAGAATgttaaggggtcgtttggttggGAAAAAGTTATCCAAGATTAATTATCATGAGATTAACAATcctgggataagttatcctcggtataaatggtgggataagttatcccaaacTTGGCGACCAAATAAGACACTAAAATTCTATCCCTAGATTATCTTTTAATTCTGACcccttaataacataagcaaATAAATGACGACATAACAATATTTACTATGAAGAAAGTGTACATGAGAGGTTAGTAGCATTTATCAAGAAGAAAGGAGGTATCAACAGTCGAGATTAACCTACAAGGGCATTAAGTATGAGTGGCTGAAAAATCTCATAGACAATTTCAAGCATCTACAAGAAACTTTTGTCCTGGGCAAGTGGATAAATGGATAAAACTAAAGGAAAGAACAGAGTAAATTTTGcaaaagattttaaatattaaaaggtTACAATATGAAAACCAATGTACTGAGGAGTGCCCCCGGCTGTCTTTCTAAGTTTCTTTATAACTTGTTATTTCTCGCTATAACAGGAAAACAAAGCTAACTTGGAAGGATCACATAACTTAGTCTTTCCCTTGTGGTGGATAACATACTACAACCCAATGCTTCATTTGTATCATGGAATCACAAAAAAAAGGTCTCCTTGGCGGTGGATAACATACTATGCGTCAATGCTTCCCTACCTCTTCGAATCAAACTGGTCAGTAATAATTGGAAAGGAATAAACTATCTtcaaacccacttcttaaaCTTCAAGGCAATTTCCTCAAATGTACCAAGATTAATATTTAGATGGACATTCTAAAAACAGATAtctagatttttaaaaatgcaaGTGGTATCAGAGATCCAATTCCATTGAACATGTTGTATCATAAAGTTGTCTGAATAGATTGTACATGGAGCATGTTTTCTCATAAACTCTTACAAGACCCTAGCTGGATATGCAGAGGTAAGATAAAGAAGCAGACCTTATTCAGCAAGAAAACAGCATACGCCGCTCTTGTTGAGTCTTGGCCTTCTAAAAATAGAGGAAATTCCACGGGCCGTGAATTTGTGGAAACTGCGGAACTAGATGTTAAATCAGATGATGATGGCTCTACTGAAGGAGCATAATCACGGATATATGATCGAGATCCTCCAAACCTCAAGGGATAACGAAGAGGAACTTGTAAATAAGATGCAATAAGTGTGACCACCTGCATGAAGGTAGATAAGCTAGATTAATATACACTAGCAGATTAATGATAGATTACAGCAAAAGATCAACAGAAGAATGACATAAAGGAAACAACACATCACTGgtaatttccctttttttatcAATACAATTATCATTGGTGTATTCCACAAAAAGTAATAGAATGACTTCAATGCAAATGAATACGCACACAGAGAAGACATATGCTGATGAACTACCACAGGATAAGTTCCTGGCTTATTAGCGAACTCTCAAGATTGGATGTCTGCCTTGACTTCCCAATTGTTTTAAGACAAAAACCGACTTTGACActtcatgataaaaaaattaaaactgaaTTTGACACTTCATTAAGTTGTCTGTGGATATCTGTCTGCACATGTTTTCACAATCTTTTTTGTTATGTAGAAATTTGGAACTGCAAAAGTGGAGAACTTAAATTCTACAAGTCATCTAATAATAAGAAGTGAAATATTACATTGATTAAAAACAGCCAAAATGggaaaaatacaatttaaacaAAGAGTCTGAAGCAAAGAGAACGAACACACATGTGCAACATATCCCAGAGCAGTTGCAGACCTCTGAACCTCCTTCTTATCAGTAAAGAAACTCATCTTAGTGAACACGGTTAAATGTAGACCCGCAATGGTCAAGGATCCGTGATCTAAAGGTTTTGACCCAGCAGAGTCACCTGAAAAGGCAAAAAGAAAACTGAGATAGGCTTGTCTACTCTTTGTTTCTTCACATTTTTAACAGATGATTTCATGATCTAAACTACAAAAACTATTACTACCAAAATAATCGGTATATTAGGCAGGAAGGCAACAGAAGTTCCAGACTCTTAACCATCAGCTAATCGGTATCATCAGCTATAGAATCCTCAAACATAACCATActaagaaaccaaatgaaacaAAACTTCAGGTATTTATTTCAAAGACGACATAGTAAGAAAATTGACTGCTACATTCGATAGGACAAAGCAAGCTTTCTTTTAGGACGTGAAACTAGAATGAATGCCATCCAATGACACAAATTAAGGATTGTTTAAGGCCTATTATGCACCGCTACCCACATCTTTGAAGgattgaattcataaataggCCTATTATAACAGTAGTCCACAGTTATAACAGgtatttttcatgtttatacATAACACATTCACCAGAAAAGGTTTTCCTCTCAATTTCCTCCATTAGTTATTTTAATCCCTACTGTAACTTGACTCAAatttctatttataataaatgcATGAATAAAAGCTAAGAAGAATGATCCGCACTAATAAGGAGATTCTCAGGAGAAACGACTAGATTCTTCTTGGAGCACTAGCGTGTGTCTTCAATTTTACTTGGCACAATGCATTAAATGCAAAAATCAAGGAGACTCTTGGTCCAACTAATATAGCAACAAAACCAAGTCTACCAGGTACCAGGCAAGAGGAAACCAGAGGACTTTGCCTAGCAATCCATACGTTAGGCATTCAAATTCGCTCTAGTAATGGCCATGTCAGAATGATCTTAAAGCTTGAGACTAAAAGAAGCAGACCAAGCTCTTACACCTTCATCTCCAAGAAGTGTTTCTCGATCACACCTGCAGTCCTATTTCTTACAAGTGAAAGGTGTGGCAATGTAGTATCAAATAGTAGCTAATTCTTTTGATAAACTCTGCATGAAATCAaacctttttcaaaatttccatGCAAGACCACACGCGTGAAAATATTGACGAAACAAGTCATCATAAGATCCATTACCTGAGCTGGAACTATTGTTGAAAAATTCAAGTTCTTGCTCAGGTGCCTGTCCAATTGCAACCCTCACAGGATAAAGCATGTGAACTTGAGACACCATATACTGTTGTCTCGTTCTGAATACTCTCTGCAAGGTTCTGAGTTGCCCATAACCCCTTTCTCCAGCTAGGGACCTACTTTCATCCTGTATGGAGAAAATGAGATTTTTCATTATATGAAGTCTCAAAAACCAGATGGAAAACAGAGAACAGTGCAAAACTTTTAGCTTAACAAGAAACTTCGAAAGATAAAAGTATGTGCAATAAAGCATAACAAAACCGACAGTTGTCAGGACAGCGCCGTTCACAGGAGTAAAACATAGGCACAGGCAGAAACTTGCAGCAGTCCAGATGACCAACTGCCCCGTGAAGTACTCAAAGGAGGAGTGATACatcagaagaaaaataattgagaaaacTCTATTAACGGCGAATAGAGCaacatcagagacgaggccaactAATTACTTTCGACATTAGagaaaatataattcatttttcacGGATAATCCTATTTCACCAACAATCACTGCTTACTTAGCTCACAAACAGCCTGGAAGCTGGCCTTGAAGATGATATGGAAAGTGAAAATCCCATTTAAGGTAGCATGCTTCACATGGTTGGTGGATAAACAGGCTACTCTGACTCAAGATAATCTAATGAAAACAGGGCTTCAGTTGTGCTCCAGATGCTTTTTTTGTGGAGTTGAGGCTGAGACAATTAATCATCTTTTCTCAACGCTGTAAAGTAAACTTTGGCAGATTCTCATCAATCCAAGGGGTATCAGGTGGACCATGCCAAGGAACATACATGAAGTCTTAGCTTGTTGGAACAGAGAGGGTAATCAGTCACGCATATGGTGGACTATTTGGAGGGAGAGGAACCAGAGCTATTTTCAAGATAAATCCTGTACTTTCCAGAAACTAAGGATGAACTGTTTAGCTCTTCTATTTTTGGTGGAAGCATGAATATCCTTTAGACGTTGAGGACATTACTTGTGTTCTAGAATGCTTATGACTATATAGGCAGTAGGGTTTGCAGTTTTGACTACTACTGGTAATTACTTGAATACACCTTTTGTGTAGTTCCCTGCTTATAATATATGTGTTACGGTGTTACCTTTctcaaaaccaaaaaaaaaaaaagtcatttcaCAAAACCAATAGAAGCATCCGGCTAAAAAGTGCTTAAAGAAGCACATTAGGAATTTGATAGACAACCAGTTGAGCAAAACATTTTAAGTATCTAGAATGCAAGCCACTCAGAAGACGGGCTTTATCAACTGACAAGAATAAATTGGTAGGTGCTCCTCATGCTAATTGCCTCAGTATGTTAAGATTTTATCAAACTTTAAACATATACCACTTTCATGCATCTAAAGTTTTCAATCTCATTATGGGTTGAAAATAACGCAGGCGGGTCTGTAAACAGTCCTTTGAGATGGAACACATGTATAGAAGGTGACATAGATATATGCATATATAGAGGGGGGAACAAACAGATTTTAAATGCTAAGATACCTGCAAGCGCTTGCTAGCTGCAGAAAGAGAAGTCCCTGCAACCAAAAGTGACCTGATGTCATTACTAAGTTGCTCCTCTTGCTTCTTGACTTTCTCTTTGACAACTTTAGAATGCATTGACATGTTTCCCATCACTAATTTTCTAGAATCCAGTTTTTCTTTCatctcatcaagctcattcaaacGACTTAGTGACTCTGCTTCTACCTGAGAACCATATCGCCACCCGCTAACAAGCGGGCTAATTCATTAAAGCCcaaattaaaaggaaaggaGAGATACTATGAGAACATAGAAATCAAAAGCATTAAAAGAGCACCATATTACTTTGATTTCTCTGGATTTACTCGCACAAAATGGTTAGACAGAACGGGAGATGAGACTACGCCCTAAAAGTATGAGAATTTACTCATTCTTTTACTCTTCATTTCACTTAAGGAATTTACCAACCCAATATTGAGGCCATAGACAAAGAGAAACAAGTTGTACCACTTATTAAGATTAAACAAGAAGAACCACTAATGGCATAACTAAAGCACAGTAAATAACGAGTAACAAAGTGCTACTTTTTTTAATGACCCTGGTTATCGGGCCAGCTTCATGCACCTCGCTTAGTTCCACTGGATACCTATCACCTACCACCAGCAACAAGTACCACTTAACAAAACTCCTATTACTACTGGTTATAAACAGGGAAACAGATACAATGCACTTCAGAAGCAAACAAAACAACGTAAAACAAAAGTGAAATTCTACTAACCAAGActattaaaaagaagaaagctCAAAACTTTACCTGTATAAATGACTGCAGTTTCTGCTGAACCaattctttcttctccttagCTTCATTAAGAGCAGATGTAAGACTACACAAACGAACTAATTCCTGTTCATAATCTTCCCACTGTATGATCTTCaagtttttctcttttttattctGAATTTCCCCAGATGAAGCTACTTTCTTCGATTCCATTCACAACTAAACCAGTCGATTTTGATTGAATCTTACAATAACTCAAAATGGGTAGTAGGAAATCATGGTTTTTCTCCCACCACCATATACTTCTCATCATGGTCCTcctccaaatcttgaaaattaaGGTTCCAAAAACA
The nucleotide sequence above comes from Solanum pennellii chromosome 9, SPENNV200. Encoded proteins:
- the LOC107029205 gene encoding UV radiation resistance-associated gene protein isoform X3, translated to MKLRRRKNWFSRNCSHLYSGWRYGSQVEAESLSRLNELDEMKEKLDSRKLVMGNMSMHSKVVKEKVKKQEEQLSNDIRSLLVAGTSLSAASKRLQDESRSLAGERGYGQLRTLQRVFRTRQQYMVSQVHMLYPVRVAIGQAPEQELEFFNNSSSSGDSAGSKPLDHGSLTIAGLHLTVFTKMSFFTDKKEVQRSATALGYVAHVVTLIASYLQVPLRYPLRFGGSRSYIRDYAPSVEPSSSDLTSSSAVSTNSRPVEFPLFLEGQDSTRAAYAVFLLNKDIEQLLNYIGGRSIGPRHVLANLKELLRIILSPEYIDTSL
- the LOC107029205 gene encoding UV radiation resistance-associated gene protein isoform X1, translated to MESKKVASSGEIQNKKEKNLKIIQWEDYEQELVRLCSLTSALNEAKEKKELVQQKLQSFIQVEAESLSRLNELDEMKEKLDSRKLVMGNMSMHSKVVKEKVKKQEEQLSNDIRSLLVAGTSLSAASKRLQDESRSLAGERGYGQLRTLQRVFRTRQQYMVSQVHMLYPVRVAIGQAPEQELEFFNNSSSSGDSAGSKPLDHGSLTIAGLHLTVFTKMSFFTDKKEVQRSATALGYVAHVVTLIASYLQVPLRYPLRFGGSRSYIRDYAPSVEPSSSDLTSSSAVSTNSRPVEFPLFLEGQDSTRAAYAVFLLNKDIEQLLNYIGGRSIGPRHVLANLKELLRIILSPEYIDTSL
- the LOC107029205 gene encoding UV radiation resistance-associated gene protein isoform X2, with amino-acid sequence MKLRRRKNWFSRNCSHLYSPLVSGWRYGSQVEAESLSRLNELDEMKEKLDSRKLVMGNMSMHSKVVKEKVKKQEEQLSNDIRSLLVAGTSLSAASKRLQDESRSLAGERGYGQLRTLQRVFRTRQQYMVSQVHMLYPVRVAIGQAPEQELEFFNNSSSSGDSAGSKPLDHGSLTIAGLHLTVFTKMSFFTDKKEVQRSATALGYVAHVVTLIASYLQVPLRYPLRFGGSRSYIRDYAPSVEPSSSDLTSSSAVSTNSRPVEFPLFLEGQDSTRAAYAVFLLNKDIEQLLNYIGGRSIGPRHVLANLKELLRIILSPEYIDTSL